Proteins from a single region of Haloarchaeobius amylolyticus:
- a CDS encoding GNAT family N-acetyltransferase, giving the protein MEVREATQADAETIRDIASRSMHASYESFLDAEVIDQAIAEWYDHEELHDQLDDDNVILLVAEDGGEVVGFSQSELLARESVDGRITWLHVDPDARDRGIGSRLLVRTQEELLDHGAERISSAVLAGNEFGNEFYDGHGYEMVGDRVVEIGESEFRENVWRKVDGEEVPEWETLDPFETEDGTVYVSYSEAARGSQGPFYQAYSDDDRDRKYGWFCGACQSFENAMSTMGEVVCNECGNRRKPTRWDAAYL; this is encoded by the coding sequence ATGGAGGTACGTGAAGCGACCCAAGCGGACGCCGAGACGATTCGAGACATCGCCAGCCGGTCCATGCACGCGTCGTACGAGAGCTTCCTCGACGCCGAGGTCATCGACCAGGCCATCGCGGAGTGGTACGACCACGAGGAACTCCACGACCAGCTCGACGACGACAACGTCATCCTGCTCGTCGCCGAAGACGGCGGCGAGGTCGTCGGTTTCTCCCAGAGCGAACTCCTCGCCAGGGAGTCGGTCGATGGGCGCATCACCTGGCTCCACGTCGACCCCGACGCACGCGACCGCGGCATCGGCTCGCGGCTGCTCGTCCGCACGCAGGAGGAGTTGCTCGACCACGGGGCTGAGCGCATCTCCAGTGCCGTCCTCGCGGGCAACGAGTTCGGCAACGAGTTCTACGACGGCCACGGCTACGAGATGGTCGGCGACCGCGTCGTCGAGATCGGCGAGAGCGAGTTCCGCGAGAACGTCTGGCGGAAGGTCGACGGCGAGGAGGTGCCGGAGTGGGAGACGCTCGACCCCTTCGAGACCGAGGACGGCACGGTCTACGTCAGCTACAGCGAGGCGGCCCGCGGCTCGCAGGGGCCGTTCTACCAGGCCTACAGCGACGACGACCGCGACCGCAAGTACGGCTGGTTCTGTGGCGCCTGCCAGTCCTTCGAGAACGCGATGAGCACGATGGGCGAGGTCGTCTGCAACGAGTGCGGGAACCGCCGGAAGCCGACGCGGTGGGACGCCGCCTACCTCTGA
- a CDS encoding DNA-3-methyladenine glycosylase family protein: MSDADPHEFLRTDPDIGPLVDEHGELSVEPHPDPFERLVVSIVNQQLSVESAAAIRERLFDRFAVTPEALLAADEDALADVGLSSQKRRYIRNVAERFEDGLSVERLHALDDDTVMAELTEITGIGDWTAKMFLIFCLGREDVFPVEDLGIRRGMEELYGEATRAEMVETAERWRPYRSYASRYLWRVVD, translated from the coding sequence GTGTCCGACGCCGACCCGCACGAGTTCCTGCGTACAGACCCCGACATCGGGCCGCTGGTCGACGAGCACGGCGAACTGTCGGTCGAACCGCATCCCGACCCGTTCGAGCGACTGGTCGTCTCCATCGTGAACCAGCAGCTGTCGGTCGAGTCCGCCGCGGCCATCCGCGAGCGCCTGTTCGACCGGTTCGCGGTGACGCCCGAGGCCCTGCTCGCGGCCGACGAGGACGCGCTGGCGGACGTGGGGCTGTCGAGCCAGAAGCGCCGGTACATCCGGAACGTCGCCGAGCGCTTCGAGGACGGGCTCTCGGTCGAGCGCCTGCACGCCCTGGACGACGACACCGTGATGGCCGAACTCACCGAGATAACCGGTATCGGCGACTGGACGGCGAAGATGTTCCTCATCTTCTGTCTCGGCCGCGAGGACGTCTTCCCGGTCGAGGACCTCGGCATCCGCCGCGGCATGGAGGAACTCTACGGCGAGGCGACGCGGGCCGAGATGGTCGAGACCGCAGAGCGCTGGCGGCCGTACCGGAGCTACGCCAGCCGGTACCTCTGGCGGGTCGTCGACTGA
- a CDS encoding DUF7344 domain-containing protein, which yields MATKQAITPLPDESSEESGPSKEEVFEVLSNRRRRQTLHYLLQKDDETATKREVSRQLAAWENDEPIDMVSSSERKRVYIALHQTHLPKLADAGLVDYDASQGTITLTDACHDLDVYLDVVPENELSWSQFYLGLGGLCLALTALAGLGLVPFDGVPGLAWAGLFAVAVTVAGGVHYLRDNQHQLGVDAEPPLLGEGE from the coding sequence ATGGCAACGAAGCAAGCGATCACACCACTACCAGACGAATCGTCCGAGGAGTCGGGACCGTCGAAGGAGGAGGTATTCGAGGTCCTCTCGAACCGCCGCCGCCGCCAGACGCTACACTACCTGCTGCAGAAAGACGACGAGACCGCGACCAAACGCGAGGTCTCGCGCCAGCTCGCAGCGTGGGAGAACGACGAGCCCATCGACATGGTCTCCTCGAGTGAACGAAAGCGCGTCTACATCGCGCTCCACCAGACGCACCTGCCGAAACTCGCCGACGCGGGCCTCGTCGACTACGACGCGTCCCAGGGCACCATCACGCTGACCGATGCCTGCCACGACCTCGACGTGTACCTCGACGTCGTCCCGGAGAACGAGCTCTCGTGGAGCCAGTTCTACCTCGGCCTCGGCGGGCTCTGTCTCGCGCTCACCGCGCTCGCGGGCCTCGGCCTCGTCCCCTTCGACGGGGTCCCCGGCCTCGCGTGGGCGGGCCTGTTCGCGGTCGCGGTCACCGTGGCGGGCGGCGTCCACTACCTGCGCGACAACCAGCACCAGCTCGGGGTCGACGCGGAGCCGCCGCTGCTCGGGGAGGGGGAGTAG
- a CDS encoding AzlC family ABC transporter permease, with amino-acid sequence MLLGIVPFGLIAGVSAVEAGLDPLHAVGLSVVVFAGASQLAAIELFGRDAPLAIIVVTVLVINLRMMMYSVSIAPHFRRFALRWKALCAYVLTDQAYALSVTEYRQTDPGERSRKWYYLGAAFTLWVVWQVTTVAGVALGASVPAGLSLEFAIPLTFMALLFPALSDRTTELVALVAGAIAIPAAALPYDLGLVVSAVLALTVGTLYDWRSDTDTEPDTGGDHDAAREGAEP; translated from the coding sequence ATGCTCCTCGGCATCGTCCCCTTCGGGCTCATCGCGGGGGTGAGCGCGGTCGAGGCCGGGCTCGACCCCCTGCACGCGGTCGGGTTGTCGGTCGTCGTCTTCGCCGGGGCGTCCCAGCTGGCCGCGATCGAGCTGTTCGGCCGCGACGCCCCCCTCGCGATCATCGTCGTCACCGTCCTCGTCATCAACCTGCGGATGATGATGTACAGCGTCTCCATCGCGCCGCACTTCCGCCGGTTCGCCCTCCGGTGGAAGGCGCTGTGTGCCTACGTCCTCACCGACCAGGCGTACGCCCTCTCGGTCACCGAGTACCGCCAGACCGACCCCGGGGAGCGCAGCCGGAAGTGGTACTACCTCGGTGCTGCGTTCACCCTCTGGGTCGTCTGGCAGGTCACGACCGTCGCCGGGGTCGCCCTCGGCGCGAGCGTCCCCGCCGGGCTCTCGCTCGAGTTCGCCATCCCACTCACGTTCATGGCCCTGCTGTTCCCGGCGCTCTCGGACCGGACGACCGAACTCGTCGCGCTCGTCGCGGGGGCCATCGCGATTCCGGCGGCCGCGCTCCCCTACGACCTCGGCCTGGTCGTCTCGGCCGTGCTCGCGCTCACGGTCGGCACGCTCTACGACTGGCGCAGCGACACGGACACCGAGCCCGACACCGGCGGCGACCACGACGCCGCGCGGGAGGGGGCCGAACCGTGA
- a CDS encoding succinate dehydrogenase hydrophobic membrane anchor subunit, whose amino-acid sequence MAGAPTSFERGGWGWLFQRITAAFLVVVLAFHFFLLHFYHHAFEITFAGTTARMQDLGYFATMWLFLVTATFHGVNGVYNALVNQGISGSAKTAVKGVLALAGLLLVVQGTRVALVMNGFL is encoded by the coding sequence ATGGCGGGCGCACCGACCTCCTTCGAGCGCGGCGGCTGGGGCTGGCTGTTCCAGCGCATCACGGCCGCCTTCCTCGTGGTGGTGCTCGCGTTCCACTTCTTCCTGCTCCACTTCTACCACCACGCGTTCGAGATCACCTTCGCCGGGACGACGGCCCGCATGCAGGACCTCGGCTACTTCGCGACGATGTGGCTGTTCCTCGTGACGGCGACGTTCCACGGCGTCAACGGCGTCTACAACGCGCTCGTCAACCAGGGCATCAGCGGGAGTGCGAAGACGGCCGTCAAGGGCGTACTGGCCCTCGCCGGCCTGCTGCTGGTCGTCCAGGGCACCAGAGTCGCACTCGTCATGAACGGGTTCCTCTAA
- a CDS encoding AzlD domain-containing protein, with product MTGYDSAAVWAVIVVAGVGTFAIRFSFILLLGRIQDVPDRVESVLRLVPAAVLAALVVPSIVALETVGPAGSGLGTGGFALAYDPAKVVAGAVAAAVAWRTEDVLATIAVGMVTLWLVDWATGTLGLLA from the coding sequence GTGACGGGGTACGACTCGGCGGCCGTCTGGGCGGTCATCGTCGTCGCCGGTGTCGGGACGTTCGCCATCCGGTTCTCGTTCATCCTGCTGCTCGGGCGCATCCAGGACGTCCCGGACCGGGTCGAGTCCGTGCTCCGGCTCGTGCCGGCGGCGGTGCTCGCGGCGCTGGTGGTCCCGAGTATCGTCGCACTAGAGACGGTCGGTCCTGCGGGAAGTGGCCTGGGGACCGGCGGGTTCGCGCTCGCCTACGACCCCGCGAAGGTCGTCGCCGGCGCGGTCGCCGCGGCGGTCGCGTGGCGGACCGAGGACGTGCTCGCGACCATCGCCGTCGGGATGGTGACCCTGTGGCTCGTCGACTGGGCGACCGGGACGCTCGGGCTGCTGGCGTGA
- a CDS encoding succinylglutamate desuccinylase/aspartoacylase family protein produces MSSEEDSTDTNEAFTYIGGKVDPGESANIRYGISETYLGDPVRIPVTIINGEHPGPTVFLSAAAHGDELNGIEVVREVAHEWPLDELHGCLVCLPVLNVPGFLAQQRYLPIYDRDLNRSFPGRDDSTSAKRMAHRIFTNFIEPCDLGVDLHTSTRGRTNMLHVRADMDDPDVSRLARAFASNVIISSEGPEGTLRREASDVGIPTITIEMGEAHRFQRHLIDRALDGVRSVLAEYGLLKAESVRWPGWRTIIEGHNEKTWLRADAGGIVDMHFECGSLVHEGDRICTITSPFKTDNDPIYAPFTGVLVGVLENPVVYPGNPLCHLVELDQSTLRAVESEQSAPPDTPAEMA; encoded by the coding sequence ATGAGCAGCGAGGAGGATTCGACCGACACGAACGAGGCGTTCACCTACATCGGTGGGAAGGTGGACCCCGGCGAGTCGGCGAACATCCGCTACGGTATCAGCGAGACGTATCTCGGTGACCCGGTCCGCATCCCGGTCACCATCATCAACGGCGAACACCCCGGGCCGACCGTCTTCCTCTCCGCGGCGGCCCACGGCGACGAACTCAACGGCATCGAGGTCGTCCGCGAGGTGGCCCACGAGTGGCCGCTGGACGAACTGCACGGCTGTCTCGTCTGTCTCCCCGTGCTGAACGTCCCCGGCTTCCTCGCCCAGCAGCGCTACCTCCCCATCTACGATCGCGACCTCAACCGGTCGTTCCCCGGCCGGGACGACTCGACCAGCGCGAAGCGGATGGCCCACCGCATCTTCACGAACTTCATCGAGCCCTGCGACCTCGGCGTCGACCTCCACACGTCGACCCGCGGGCGAACCAACATGCTCCACGTCCGCGCCGACATGGACGACCCCGACGTGTCGCGGCTGGCGCGCGCGTTCGCCTCGAACGTCATCATCTCCAGCGAGGGGCCGGAGGGAACCCTGCGACGGGAGGCCTCCGACGTCGGCATCCCGACCATCACCATCGAGATGGGCGAGGCCCACCGCTTCCAGCGCCACCTCATCGACCGCGCCCTCGACGGCGTCCGGAGCGTCCTCGCGGAGTACGGGCTGCTGAAGGCGGAGTCGGTGCGCTGGCCCGGCTGGCGGACCATCATCGAGGGCCACAACGAGAAGACGTGGCTGCGCGCGGACGCCGGTGGCATCGTCGACATGCACTTCGAGTGCGGGTCGCTCGTCCACGAGGGCGACCGCATCTGCACCATCACCAGCCCGTTCAAGACGGACAACGACCCCATCTACGCCCCGTTCACGGGCGTCCTCGTGGGCGTCCTCGAGAACCCGGTCGTCTACCCCGGGAACCCGCTGTGCCACCTCGTCGAGCTCGACCAGTCGACCCTGCGCGCGGTCGAGAGCGAACAGTCCGCACCGCCGGACACCCCCGCCGAGATGGCCTGA
- a CDS encoding DUF7513 family protein — translation MSLLSSLLAGVGFRTRTPSFGQGEEVTGFVSDARNGEALLRIGDSELYVQGVDDPERLVDERVVVRVEEFDDSTSAGKAVLVEVIEGRGL, via the coding sequence ATGAGCCTGCTCTCCTCACTGCTGGCCGGCGTCGGCTTCCGGACCCGCACCCCCTCGTTCGGACAGGGCGAGGAGGTGACCGGGTTCGTCAGCGACGCCCGTAACGGCGAGGCGCTCTTGCGCATCGGCGACTCCGAACTGTACGTGCAGGGGGTCGACGACCCCGAGCGACTCGTCGACGAACGAGTCGTGGTCCGCGTCGAAGAGTTCGACGACAGCACGAGCGCCGGCAAGGCGGTCCTCGTCGAGGTCATCGAGGGTCGCGGGCTGTAG
- a CDS encoding XapX domain-containing protein, translating into MNVTQVFLATLTGFTVGALFKFVEVPIPAPPNLAGVMGIVGIFLGFKAMSETGVTVGDVMQALGLA; encoded by the coding sequence ATGAACGTGACACAGGTCTTCCTCGCGACGCTCACCGGGTTCACCGTGGGCGCACTCTTCAAATTCGTCGAGGTCCCCATCCCGGCGCCGCCGAACCTCGCGGGCGTGATGGGCATCGTCGGCATCTTCCTCGGGTTCAAGGCGATGTCGGAGACGGGCGTGACGGTCGGCGACGTGATGCAGGCGCTCGGGCTGGCCTGA
- a CDS encoding RimK family alpha-L-glutamate ligase, which translates to MDDTSDSVRVGVLSLHNSKESKAICNAVEELGHQPEWLREQNTTVRIKEGGVTLEPDVDVIANRMLLSNTEQPCEELGLANTLNSLRPMLNEPPATLRATHKIATAAALSDNGIRVPEAFLALDGENLNAVRDEFGEEAVYKTAIGTHGGGTWKVGPDERVNAKVGNRYAFLQKLIDRDGERHRDIRVYVVGDQVVGAMYRYAPDNDWRTNVALGGEVQDATEELPEKVRKIAKRSADIVGLDYAGVDIVEGDNGWYVLEVNPTAGFKGLYQATNRSPAPYIAKLAIEKAGGDVDEERVRELSATLDDSWPSCAPRERTEMPDKPVVVGYTEQVVVSGTSDSKTVMAKSDTGATRTSIDTGLAADIGAGPIKSVMRVKSGSLKQGKSRPVVDLVVGVGGQQHTVTASVEDRSHMDYPVLLGRDILKNYQVDVSKRADKANEDEREEEEEVLE; encoded by the coding sequence ATGGATGATACTTCTGACAGCGTGCGCGTAGGGGTGCTAAGCCTTCACAACAGCAAGGAGTCGAAGGCGATCTGCAACGCCGTCGAGGAACTCGGCCACCAGCCGGAGTGGCTGCGCGAGCAGAACACCACGGTCCGTATCAAGGAGGGGGGCGTGACCCTGGAGCCGGACGTCGACGTCATCGCGAACCGGATGCTGCTCTCGAACACCGAACAGCCCTGCGAGGAACTCGGACTCGCGAACACGCTCAACAGCCTCCGACCGATGCTGAACGAGCCGCCGGCGACGCTCCGGGCGACACACAAGATCGCGACCGCCGCTGCGCTGTCGGACAACGGCATCCGCGTCCCCGAGGCGTTCCTCGCGCTCGACGGCGAGAACCTCAACGCCGTCCGCGACGAGTTCGGCGAGGAGGCCGTCTACAAGACCGCCATCGGGACCCACGGCGGCGGGACCTGGAAGGTCGGCCCCGACGAGCGCGTCAACGCCAAGGTCGGCAACCGCTACGCGTTCCTGCAGAAGCTCATCGACCGCGACGGCGAGCGCCACCGTGACATCCGCGTCTACGTCGTCGGCGACCAGGTCGTCGGTGCGATGTACCGCTACGCACCGGACAACGACTGGCGGACCAACGTCGCGCTCGGCGGCGAGGTGCAGGACGCGACCGAGGAACTCCCCGAGAAGGTCCGCAAGATCGCCAAGCGCTCGGCCGACATCGTCGGCCTCGACTACGCCGGCGTGGACATCGTCGAGGGCGACAACGGCTGGTACGTCCTCGAGGTCAACCCGACGGCCGGGTTCAAGGGCCTCTACCAGGCGACGAACCGCTCGCCGGCGCCGTACATCGCGAAGCTCGCCATCGAGAAGGCCGGCGGCGACGTCGACGAGGAGCGCGTCCGCGAACTCTCGGCGACGCTCGACGACTCCTGGCCGTCCTGCGCGCCGCGCGAGCGCACCGAGATGCCCGACAAGCCGGTCGTCGTCGGCTACACCGAGCAGGTCGTCGTCTCCGGGACCTCCGACTCGAAGACCGTTATGGCGAAGTCCGACACCGGCGCGACCCGCACGTCCATCGACACCGGGCTGGCGGCCGACATCGGCGCCGGGCCCATCAAGTCGGTCATGCGTGTGAAGTCCGGCAGCCTGAAACAGGGCAAGTCCCGTCCGGTCGTCGACCTCGTGGTCGGCGTCGGCGGCCAGCAGCACACCGTCACCGCCAGCGTCGAGGACCGCAGCCACATGGACTACCCGGTGCTCCTCGGCCGTGACATCCTGAAGAACTACCAGGTCGACGTCTCCAAGCGCGCCGACAAGGCGAACGAGGACGAGCGCGAGGAAGAGGAAGAGGTCCTCGAGTAG
- a CDS encoding FAD-binding protein — protein MYEHDVLVVGGGGAGLRAAIAAHEEGADVAIVTKLHPVRSHTGAAEGGINAALREGDDWELHAYDTMKGSDYLGDAPAIETLAQDAPDEVFQIEHWGMPFSREDDGRVSQRPFGGLSFPRTTYAGAETGHHLLHTMYEQVVKRGIEVYDEWYVMNLAVTDEETPEDRSCHGLVGYDVKSGEIAGFKANNGVILATGGPGQAFDHTTNAVACTGDGYAMAYRAGVPLEDMEFVQFHPTTLPSTGVLISEGVRGEGGILYNADGERFMFEYGYAKNDGELASRDVVSRAELTEVNEGRGFEDEYVMLDMRHLGEERIVDRLENILHLAEDFEGVDGLKEPMPVKPGQHYEMGGIETDENGHTCIDGLYAAGETACVSVHGANRLGGNALPELIVFGARAGRHAAGADLGEAEIETGERGDIEYDETELPYQPGEVGMAGPQTDAVADGGAVATDANSVVEAAVQTERDRVDHLLEKDEGIQHSQIRAKLQKTMTKNVNVFREEEGLKQALKDIREIREAYQDVYVEDPSRTFNTDLQHTIETRNLIDIAETITLGALVRTEFRGAHWRAEHQERKDEEWLKHTLISWHEGEPTIFYRPVILEGENKKYEPKVRSY, from the coding sequence ATGTACGAACACGACGTGCTCGTGGTCGGCGGCGGCGGAGCGGGCCTCCGCGCCGCCATCGCCGCCCACGAAGAAGGTGCAGACGTGGCGATCGTCACGAAACTCCACCCGGTCCGCTCGCACACCGGCGCGGCGGAGGGTGGCATCAACGCGGCCCTTCGCGAGGGCGACGACTGGGAGCTGCACGCCTACGACACGATGAAGGGCTCGGACTACCTCGGTGACGCGCCCGCCATCGAGACGCTGGCGCAGGACGCCCCCGACGAGGTCTTCCAGATCGAACACTGGGGCATGCCGTTCTCCCGCGAGGACGACGGCCGCGTCTCCCAGCGCCCCTTCGGTGGCCTGTCGTTCCCGCGCACCACCTACGCCGGTGCCGAGACGGGCCACCACCTGCTCCACACGATGTACGAGCAGGTCGTCAAGCGAGGTATCGAGGTGTACGACGAGTGGTACGTGATGAACCTCGCCGTCACGGACGAGGAGACGCCCGAGGACCGGAGCTGTCACGGCCTCGTGGGCTACGACGTCAAGTCCGGCGAGATCGCGGGCTTCAAGGCCAACAACGGGGTCATCCTCGCGACCGGCGGCCCCGGCCAGGCGTTCGACCACACGACCAACGCGGTCGCCTGTACCGGTGACGGCTACGCGATGGCCTACCGCGCGGGCGTCCCGCTGGAGGACATGGAGTTCGTCCAGTTCCACCCGACCACCCTGCCCAGCACGGGCGTCCTCATCTCCGAGGGTGTCCGCGGCGAGGGTGGTATCCTCTACAACGCCGACGGTGAGCGCTTCATGTTCGAGTACGGCTACGCGAAGAACGACGGGGAGCTCGCCTCCCGCGACGTCGTCTCGCGCGCCGAGCTGACCGAGGTCAACGAGGGCCGCGGCTTCGAGGACGAGTACGTCATGCTCGACATGCGCCACCTCGGCGAGGAGCGCATCGTCGACCGCCTCGAGAACATCCTCCACCTCGCGGAGGACTTCGAGGGCGTCGACGGGCTCAAGGAGCCGATGCCGGTCAAGCCCGGCCAGCACTACGAGATGGGTGGTATCGAGACCGACGAGAACGGCCACACCTGCATCGACGGCCTCTACGCGGCCGGCGAGACCGCGTGTGTCTCCGTCCACGGTGCCAACCGCCTCGGCGGCAACGCGCTGCCCGAGCTCATCGTCTTCGGCGCCCGCGCCGGCCGCCACGCCGCCGGCGCCGACCTCGGTGAGGCCGAGATCGAGACCGGCGAGCGCGGCGACATCGAGTACGACGAGACCGAACTGCCCTACCAGCCGGGCGAGGTCGGCATGGCCGGCCCGCAGACCGACGCCGTCGCCGACGGCGGAGCGGTCGCGACCGACGCCAACAGCGTCGTCGAGGCCGCCGTGCAAACCGAGCGCGACCGCGTGGACCACCTGCTGGAGAAGGACGAGGGTATCCAGCACTCCCAGATCCGTGCCAAGCTCCAGAAGACGATGACGAAGAACGTCAACGTCTTCCGCGAGGAGGAGGGCCTCAAGCAGGCGCTCAAGGACATCCGGGAGATCCGCGAGGCCTACCAGGACGTGTACGTCGAGGACCCCTCGCGCACGTTCAACACCGACCTCCAGCACACCATCGAGACGCGCAACCTCATCGACATCGCCGAGACCATCACGCTCGGCGCGCTCGTCCGCACGGAGTTCCGCGGCGCCCACTGGCGCGCGGAGCACCAGGAACGCAAGGACGAGGAGTGGCTCAAGCACACGCTCATCTCGTGGCACGAGGGCGAACCGACCATCTTCTACCGGCCGGTCATCCTCGAGGGCGAGAACAAGAAGTACGAGCCCAAGGTCCGCTCTTACTGA
- a CDS encoding succinate dehydrogenase/fumarate reductase iron-sulfur subunit, translated as MSTQLPDTETEESEVEPSGKPHQDERMAEKARKKAFRDAEKQAKEDLEAAENAVHLKVFRYDPEVEGKQEPRFDDFYVPYRKGMTVLDALMYARDHYDSSLTFRHSCRQAVCGSDAMFVNGRQRLCCKTQLSEMEEPVRIEPLPHQEVVKDLVVDMQHFYDQMHAVEPYFQSEDVPSGEEQHQTRENREKVKMSTRCIWCGACMSSCNIAAGDNEYLGPAAINKAYRFYMDERENEEELKEHRLRILEQEHGVWRCQTQFSCTEVCPKDIPLTEHIQELKREAVKQNLKFW; from the coding sequence ATGAGTACGCAACTGCCAGACACGGAGACGGAAGAGAGCGAGGTCGAACCGAGCGGCAAGCCGCACCAGGACGAGCGGATGGCCGAGAAGGCGCGCAAGAAGGCGTTCCGCGACGCGGAGAAGCAGGCCAAAGAGGACCTCGAGGCGGCCGAGAACGCGGTCCACCTCAAGGTCTTCCGCTACGACCCCGAGGTCGAGGGCAAGCAGGAGCCGCGCTTCGACGACTTCTACGTCCCGTACCGGAAGGGCATGACCGTCCTCGACGCGCTCATGTACGCCCGGGACCACTACGACTCGTCGCTGACGTTCCGGCACTCCTGCCGGCAGGCGGTCTGTGGCTCCGACGCGATGTTCGTCAACGGCCGCCAGCGCCTGTGCTGCAAGACCCAGCTCTCGGAGATGGAAGAGCCGGTCCGCATCGAGCCCCTGCCCCACCAGGAGGTCGTCAAGGACCTGGTCGTCGACATGCAGCACTTCTACGACCAGATGCACGCGGTCGAGCCGTATTTCCAGTCGGAGGACGTACCCTCGGGCGAGGAGCAACACCAGACCCGTGAGAACCGCGAGAAGGTCAAGATGTCCACCCGTTGCATCTGGTGCGGTGCATGCATGTCCTCGTGTAACATCGCGGCCGGTGACAACGAGTACCTCGGGCCGGCGGCTATCAACAAGGCCTACCGGTTCTACATGGACGAACGCGAGAACGAGGAAGAGCTGAAAGAACACCGACTGCGCATCCTCGAGCAGGAACACGGCGTCTGGCGGTGCCAGACCCAGTTCTCCTGTACCGAGGTCTGTCCCAAGGACATCCCGCTGACCGAGCACATCCAGGAGCTCAAGCGCGAAGCAGTCAAGCAGAACCTGAAATTCTGGTGA
- the sdhC gene encoding succinate dehydrogenase, cytochrome b556 subunit, whose protein sequence is MSQSYNRGLIEDFSRWKEFSAGMWAWIFHKFTGWVLIGYLFTHIAVLSTAIEASSASASTIAAGEDVYSTTLMALESIFVVRLLEVGLLAVAVFHILNGIRLLLVDLGIGLESQDKTFYASLVLTGVIIIASVPTFMAGLGGA, encoded by the coding sequence ATGAGTCAGTCTTACAATCGCGGTCTTATCGAGGACTTCAGTCGGTGGAAGGAGTTCTCGGCCGGGATGTGGGCGTGGATATTCCACAAGTTCACGGGATGGGTTCTCATCGGGTACCTGTTCACCCACATCGCCGTGCTGAGCACCGCCATCGAGGCGTCGTCGGCGTCGGCAAGTACAATCGCTGCGGGCGAGGACGTCTACTCGACGACGCTGATGGCGCTCGAGAGCATCTTCGTCGTCCGCCTGCTCGAGGTCGGACTGCTGGCGGTCGCCGTGTTCCACATCCTCAACGGCATCCGCTTGCTGCTGGTCGACCTCGGCATCGGGCTCGAATCGCAGGACAAGACGTTCTACGCGTCGCTGGTGCTGACGGGCGTCATCATCATCGCGAGCGTCCCGACCTTCATGGCGGGACTGGGGGGTGCCTGA